The genome window GAAGTGTTTAGAACTCTTTATAATAATGATCGATTATAAATTGCATAGAGATTTTTTCTTACAAAGAAGAGATTTTATTCATGGATATAATAGCTCATTGGAAGCTAAATTAAAAATAGAACAAGATAAATTATCTAAAACAAATTTACAGCTAAATATAAAAAACCAAGAATTAACAAAAGCAAATACGGAGTTAAAACATCTAAAAGATACTATCAACTCCATATCTATCAAAAAACAATCTTTAGAGATTTCAAATTTAGAACAAGATCTAATAAATAAAAAACTCAAAGCACAAATTTTAGAAAAAGAGCTAGGATATGATTGCAATGCAATCCAAGAAAATAAAGAATTAAAAAAGAAAATTAAAATTCTACAACTAACAAGTAAGGAAAATATAAAACAACAAAGTATATATACCGCCAAATCCCGTATCCACAACCAACTAAGCTATAAGCTTGGCAAAGCTATGATAGAAAATTCTAAAAGCATATGGGGATATATAAGAATGCCTTATATATTAAGCTATATAAAAGATATGCATAAAAAAGAACAAATAGCCTATAATGAAAAAATTAAAGCTAATCCAAGCTTAAAGCTCCCACCACTAGAGTCATATCCAGATTATAAAGAAGCCCTAAAAGAAAAAGAGTGTCTAACATACAAACTTGGAGAGGCTATGATAGAAGCTGATAAGAGCCCACTAAAACTAGGCTATCTAAGCTTATGGTTTAAATGTAAAAATATTCAAAAAGAGTGTAAAAAGAGATAAGTAATACATCCATTCTTTAAAACGCTGATATAAATTTAGTATTAAATAGATATTGATTTTTGCTAAATTTATATCTTTATATCCAAAAATCTCTTTTAATAACTCTCAAAATTAAATTTAAATTCATTAATTTGATAATAATTTTCAAGATTATAAAATCTCTATATTGTAGGCATATTAGGGCTTAGAAGTAGATCAATTAAAAATATAGTAATAATATATATAATATAATTAAATTAATTTTAAGTATTACTAAGATACAATTTCTCCATATAAATTATCAAATAGTTAATTACTATATATTTAATATATGATATAGTATATAACTTGAGAATAGATAGCAATAACAACAATATAAAAAGAGTACTAAAGCATATATCAAACTTTTTATTACTACCACTAAGTATATTAATATCCATATCCATACTTAGTGGATGTTCATCTAAAAATATAGATAGTATTAATAATAGCAACCTTGTTACCGCTTCTTTTACTAATGGTAATGGAATGTTTTTAAAACTAGATGATTCTAAAGGATTTGTAGGAGATAGCATTAAAGCCCCAGATGAATTAAAAGCTCCTGATAGAAATCCTAATATAAGCAGTGAGAATATTAGGCCTATATTAAAAGCATCTATGCTAAGTGATGAGTTTACTCCACCACTAAGTCTTAGATCACTTGATACTGGCTTACCTCTTATAGTAAATTTAAATAAGTCAGATGAGACATTTAATTGGAATTTAAGAGAGGTAAAGGCATTTAACCCAAGTATAATAAGTAGTATAAAATCAATTGATAATTTTAGAAATCTTAAATTTGAGTATATACAGTTTGTATCAACTAATAATATTGATATGTGCTTAGCAATTGATGAGAGTGGGCTATTTACTCTAAAGAGTTGTAGTGATGATTTAAATAATAAGAAGTTTGAGACTGTATATCAGCTAATACCAATGAATACTGATGCAGTACAGATTAGATCACTTGTATTAAATGGTAAAGAGTGTATAAGTACATTTGAAAATCCAAATCTAGAGCCTTGGCAAAGAGTTGGTATAAATAGATGTACATTAGATGAAACCTTTATAGCTGATATAAAAAGATTATGGGCTATAATGCCTGAGCTTAAAGCTGCGATGGTGTTGTTGCCAGTGGAGTAGGTAAGGGTTATTTTACAGATATGATTTAAATTTAAAAATATTATATAAAAGGATAATTATGAGTAGTTTTATTTTAAAATATATAATTTTATTATCACTGGGATTTGTTGTTGCTAATGCTAGTAGCGGGTATTTTATAGGAGTTGGAAGCGGGATAAATCATAGCTATATCAAAGAAGGTAATGCAGATGTAATCTCAGATAATAATCTTGGATTGTCTGCAAAAATTGGTTATATTTATGATGATAATCATAGATTTTCCTTTGCTTATAAATATAATGCAAAGCTTACAGGAGATGAAAGTTATGATATCAAAATAAATGGATATGATCTAGGCAAGGCTAAATCAAACTATAAATTTACAAGCCATAATTTTTTACTAGGTTATGATTATACTCCACAAATTAATAGCAATTTAAGAGCATTGGCTGGGGTATTTGCTGGTTACTCTTTGGGTGTGTTAGATGTGAGCAATAGCCTGATAAAAGAGGTAGCAAATGCTGTGCCAAATATCTTAGATGGATTTAGTTATGGGGCTAAATTAGGTGTAATCTATGAGGTTGATAGTAATTGGGATATAGAGTTAGGCGGTAAAATTATGCAAACTATATATAATAACAAAGAGATAAATCTGGATTTCTCTCATAATGGAACAACATATAAAATAGAAAATGAGCCTCTTAATCTAAAACAGCTTGATACTGGAGTATATCTTGGGGTTAATTATAAATTTTGATATTAAAATTTATTAGTTACAATATACAAAAATAGGAATAAGATGGAAAATGTAGCAAAAAAGATAGCTCAATTTAAGGCTAAATTTGAAACTATAATGATTGCAAGTCTTAGTAGCAAAAATCAAGTAATCTGTTCAAATACGCCATTGTTGCAAAGTAATTTGGGTAATTTTATCTGCATTAGTAAGTCAGCTGAGCATTTTGATTCAATAAGCACAAATCCGAATAATATAGAAGTTATGTTTATAGAAGATGAGCAAAATGCAAATATACTAGCTAGAAAACGGCTAAAATATAGAGCCAATGCGGTATATTTACCTAAAAGCTCGCAAATTTTTGATCAGGTTTTTGCCGAATTTGAGGCTATGGATGAGATGTATAGCGTGATTAAAAATATGGCTGATTTTCATATTTTTAAGCTTGAATTTGGCAAAGGTAGGGCTGTTTTTGGTTTTGGGCAAGCATATGATATCGATGGCGATATAATTACTAAAGTTATAGCCAATCACCGTAAAAAAGTAAAAATTTAAGATTGTCATACCAAAATAAGTTATGACAATCTATAATAAAAGATGATTTTAATCTAATTTAAATTTTTTAATAAAACAGACTATTTACACTTTCATCGTGATATACTCTACGGATAACCTCGCCAAATAATGGAGCAGTGCTTAAAACTTTAATATATGGACTTTGCTCTTTTAATGGAATAGTATCTGTAGTTACTAGCTCATCTAAGGCTCCGCTGTTGATTCTCTCATATGCTGGGCCGCTTAGAACCGGGTGTGTGCAAAACGCCATTACGCTTGTGGCTCCATTTTTTTTGAAGACTTCAGCTGCTTTGACAATGGTGCCAGCTGTATCTATCATATCATCAATGAGTATGACATCTTTGCCATTTACATCACCTATGATATTCATCACTTCGCTCTCATTTGCTTTTTCACGGCGTTTATCTACTATTACCATATCTAAATTTAGGCTTTTAGCTAGACTTCTAGCGCGTGCTACGCCACCTACATCAGGGCTTGCCACAATAGGATTTTTAAGATTTTTACTCTTTACATAGTCTAAAAATACAATAGTTCCATATAGATTATCTACTGGAATATCAAAAAATCCTTGAATTTGTCCAGCGTGAAGATCCATAGTAACTACTCTATCTATACCAGCTGTTTGCATCATATTTGCTACTAGTTTAGCTGTGATTGGTACTCTTGGAGCAGCTTTTCTATCTTGTCTAGCATAGCCAAAGTATGGTACCACTGCTGTTATAGAGCTTGCACTTGAGCGTTTTAGAGCATCAGTTAGGATTAGTAGCTCCATTAAATTTATATTGGCTGGAGCACAGGTTGGCTGAATGATAAAAACATCTTTACCCCGCACACTTTCGCCTATTTGTACGCTAATCTCTCCATCGCTAAATCTCTTTATACTAGCTTCGCTAAGCGGAATTCCAAGATATTTAGCCACCATTTTTGAAAACTCTACATTTGCTGTCCCAGAAAAAATCTTATATCCACGCATTTTTGCCCTTTTTGGAAGTATAGGGTTAATTTTAGCCTAAATTTGCTTAAAAATTAGATGGATTTTGTAGGCTAAATTTAAGTTTATGAGCGATATGTAAGCAAATTTATTATAAAATCTTGTAAAAATTTAGGGCTAATATGGGAAATTTTATCTGTTTGCACTGTAAGGGCGAGTTTGATCAAAGTGCTGCTATAAGCGATGAGAGTGGGCATGAGTTTTGCTGTAATGGATGTATGAATGTATATGGATTTTTAAACTCTCATAATCTATCTGAATTCTACGATAAACTAGGCAATCAAAAGCACTTCAAAGCGCCAAATTTAACTAAAATTGATACTGAAGTATTTTATAAAAATTATGTAAAAAATAGCGATGGATTTTGTGAAATTTATCTGATTATAGAAGGAATTCACTGCTCAGCTTGTGTATGGCTAAATGAAAAAGTATTAATCTCAAGTGATGGAATTATAGAAGTATCGCTAAACTCAGCCAGTCAAAAAGCACATATAAAATGGGATAATAGCATAATTACCTTAGATCAAATTTTGCATAAAATTAGCTCTATTGGCTATACTCCAATCCCATATGATCCACAAAAAGCCGATGCAAGAGCAAGTCAAAAGCGTCGTGAATTCTATGCTAAAATGCTTGTAGGGATATTTTGTACGATGAATATTATGTGGGTGGCAGTGGCTTTATATGGTGGATACTTTAGTGGAATGAGTAAGGATATAAAAGATATCTTGCATTTTGCGGAGTTTATTTTGGCCTCTCCGGTGCTTTTTTATACTGGTAGTGAGTTTTTTAAAGGGGCATATTATGCTATTAAAAACCGCCAAGCTAATATGGATTTAAGTATTGCTTCTGGGGCTAGTATAGCATATTTTTATTCAGTATATGCGATGCTTAGTAGAAATGGCGAGGTATATTTTGACTCTGTAGCTATGATTATTACTTTTGTATTTATTGGTAAATTTCTTGAGGTTATTAGCAAGAAAAAATCAATAGATACTCTTGATCTGCTTGGTTCTCTTTTAGTAAATCAAATTTATGTAAAATCTAATGATAAATTTGAGTTAAAAGATGTCAATGATGTAAAATTAGGAGATATCATCAAGGTGCGTAGCGGTGAGCGTGTAATGATTGATGGTAGCGTAGTTAGTGGAGCAGGTAGCTTTGATTTAAGTAGCATTACTGGAGAGAGTTTGCCAGTAGTAATTGGCTCTGGTGGCAAGATTGTAAGTGGAGCTATGTGCATAGATGGAAGTGTAGAGTATGAAGCAACTGAGCTTTTTAAAAGTTCAGTTCTTAGTAAGATTATCGATCTTTTAAATAAAGCAAGCTTTAAAAAACCAAATATAGAGCTTTTAGCCAATCAAATTTCAGCTAAGTTCTCTTTAGCGATTTTGCTTTTAGGGCTTGGAACATTTGGGGTATGGCTGTTTAATTCTGAACAGATTAGCACAGCAATTATAGTAGCTATTAGTGTGATTATTATTGCTTGTCCATGCGCTTTAAGTCTTGCTACACCAGTTGCTACTTTAATAGCATTAAGTAGCGCAATGCGTGGCGGGATAATCTTTAAAGAGGCTAAGGTAATTGAGAGTTTAGCAAAGTGTAGTTGCGTTGTGTTTGATAAGACTGGTACTCTAACAAAATCAAAACTAAGTGTAATTAAAGCAATAAAACTAAAAGAGTATAATCCAGATTTACTATACTCTTTAGCCCTTGCTTCTACTCATCCAGTAAGTGTAGCAATTAGAGATTTTAGTGTTAATAAACAGCTAAATTTAAGTGATATAAAAAACCATAGCGGTCTAGGAATGAGTGCAAAATATGGCGATTTAACTATTTATGGTGGTAGTTCGCGATTTATGAGTAAGTTAGGATTTGGAGAGTTTGAAGCTAGTGGGCTTAATTATTATTTTGCTATAGATGGCGAAGTTGTGGCTAAATTTGAGCTTGAAGATGAGCTAAGAGATGAGTCTATAAGCGTGATAAAATCTCTTAAAAATAATGGATATAAGGTAGTGATGCTAACTGGAGATAATGAAATAGTCGCTAATAAAGTTGCTAAAAAATTGGGAATTAGTGAGTTTTATGCTAGTAAAGATCCATTACAAAAGTCGCAAATTATTAATGAATTAAATGAAAAAACTCCAGTAGTAATGGTAGGAGATGGGGTTAATGATGTAGTTGCGCTAAGTATGGCTAGTGTGGGTATTTGTATGGGTAGTGGAGCACAAATTAGCGTTGAAAGAAGCGATGTAGTGTTGCTAGATGATAATTTAAACTCACTTGTAAAAGCACTTAATCTTTCAAGATTAACATTTAAAACCATTAAGCAAAATTTAGGTTTTACTTTGATATACAATGCCCTTACTATTCCACTAGCTATGGCCGGGTTTATTATCCCGCTATTTGCGGCAATCTCGATGTCGTTTAGCTCTATTATAGTGGTATTAAACTCTACAAAAATTAGACTAAAAGGATAAAAATGGGTGGTGTGATAGCTATAATGCTAGGGATCTCTACTTTGCTTGGTGCTGCTGCACTTTTTGGGCTTTTGTGGGGAGTAAAAACTAGGCAATTTGATGATTATTCAAAATTTTTAGATGGTACCAAATTTGATAGTGAAGATGCACTAAATGATGCTATAAATTTAGAAAAACGCAAAAAAGAGTTGATAAAAAAGAATAATAAAGATAGCGGATATAGGCCACCAGATTAATAAACAATATAAAAGCGTATTGATATAAGAGCAAAAGCCTAGCTAGCAAACGCTAGCTAGATAGAATTATTTAAGTGTAGAGATATAGTCATTAACTGCTGCCATATCAGCATCACTTAGAGTTGCCATTTGACCTTTCATGATGGCACCCATATTGATTTTACCTTTACCACCATTGATAGCGCCAGCTTTGTAAGCTTTCATATCAGCTAATCTTTGAGCTGGGTCAATTTCAGTTAGAACTGGAACTTTATTTAGATATTTTTTGTCAGCTTTTTGTCCGTGGCAAACTGCACATTTTTTATAAATTGCAGCACCATCAGCAGCAAATGCACCTACACAGGCTAATGCGATTAATAGAACTATTTTTTTCATTTTATATCCTTATTTGGAAAATTTTATACTGGTATTATAGTGGCAATATTCTGAATTTTAGATTAAATTCTACAATTAAATTTCTAAAATTTTGCAAACTAAATTTGGGTTATATTAAGTGAATTTAAACTAAAAAATAGATAAAATCAACATATGGAAAAGATTAAAGCACTATTTTTAGATCGTGATGGGGTGATAAATTACGACCCTGGTTATGTTTATCGTATAGAAGATTTTGAGTTTATGCCTGGAATTTTTGAGGCTTTGGCTGGATTTATGGCGCTTGGATATGAGATTTTTGTAGTTACAAATCAATCTGGAATTGGTAGGGGATATTATAGTGAAGATGATTTTGCAAAGCTTAGCAAGTATATGATTGATGAGTTTAAATCTTATGGTGTTGAGATTAAAAAAATATACCACTGCCCTCACACTCCAAGCGATGATTGTAATTGTAGAAAGCCTAAGCCTGGAATGATATTGCAGGCTTTAGATGAATTTAATATTAGTTTAAAAGATTCATTAATGATAGGAGATAAGCCAAGCGATTTAGAAGCAGCACGAAGAGCTGGAGTAGAAAGTGGCTATTTAATCGGCGATGAATTTAAAAGCGTATTAGAAGTTTTAGAGCATATAAAAGGACAAAAATGAAGATATTAATAACTGGTGGAGCTGGATTTATAGGATCAAATTTGGCTAAATATTTTATGGATAAACATGAGGTTTTAGTAGTGGATAAATTTCGCTCTAATGAGACTTTTAGCAATGGAAATTTAAAAAGTTTTGGTCATTATAAAAATTTGATCGACTTTAAAGGCCAAATTCATTGCGGAGATATATGCGATAGAGATACTGTTAAAAAGATGAGAGAGTTTAAGCCTGATGTGATATATCATGAAGCTGCTATATCTGATACAACTGTGGCTGAACAAGATGAGATAATGAGAGTGAATTTAAATTCATTTAAAGATATTCTTGATATTGCTTATGAAAATGGCTCAAAGCTAATATATGCTAGTAGTGGTGCTACATATGGAGATGCACCAAGCCCACAAAGTGTAGGCAAAGGCGAAAATCCTGGCAATGTGTATGGATTTTCAAAGCTTATGATGGATGAGATGGGGCGTGAATTTAATGCCAAAACTGGACTTCATATTGTAGGACTTAGATATTTTAATGTATATGGAGATGGAGAGTTTTATAAAAATAAAACTGCCTCTATGGTATTGCAGTTTGGACTTCAAATTTTAAGTGGAAAAGCACCAAG of Campylobacter vicugnae contains these proteins:
- the ccoS gene encoding cbb3-type cytochrome oxidase assembly protein CcoS, which translates into the protein MGGVIAIMLGISTLLGAAALFGLLWGVKTRQFDDYSKFLDGTKFDSEDALNDAINLEKRKKELIKKNNKDSGYRPPD
- the rfaD gene encoding ADP-glyceromanno-heptose 6-epimerase, with amino-acid sequence MKILITGGAGFIGSNLAKYFMDKHEVLVVDKFRSNETFSNGNLKSFGHYKNLIDFKGQIHCGDICDRDTVKKMREFKPDVIYHEAAISDTTVAEQDEIMRVNLNSFKDILDIAYENGSKLIYASSGATYGDAPSPQSVGKGENPGNVYGFSKLMMDEMGREFNAKTGLHIVGLRYFNVYGDGEFYKNKTASMVLQFGLQILSGKAPRLFEGSDKIKRDFIYIKDIILANELAINGDSGVYNVGTGNARSFQDIADILQREIGVNLGNEYIANPFASQYQFFTQADIAPTIKGLKYKPKWSLEDAIKDYLPAIKRIYNSEFK
- a CDS encoding ribose-phosphate pyrophosphokinase; amino-acid sequence: MRGYKIFSGTANVEFSKMVAKYLGIPLSEASIKRFSDGEISVQIGESVRGKDVFIIQPTCAPANINLMELLILTDALKRSSASSITAVVPYFGYARQDRKAAPRVPITAKLVANMMQTAGIDRVVTMDLHAGQIQGFFDIPVDNLYGTIVFLDYVKSKNLKNPIVASPDVGGVARARSLAKSLNLDMVIVDKRREKANESEVMNIIGDVNGKDVILIDDMIDTAGTIVKAAEVFKKNGATSVMAFCTHPVLSGPAYERINSGALDELVTTDTIPLKEQSPYIKVLSTAPLFGEVIRRVYHDESVNSLFY
- a CDS encoding RICIN domain-containing protein encodes the protein MRIDSNNNNIKRVLKHISNFLLLPLSILISISILSGCSSKNIDSINNSNLVTASFTNGNGMFLKLDDSKGFVGDSIKAPDELKAPDRNPNISSENIRPILKASMLSDEFTPPLSLRSLDTGLPLIVNLNKSDETFNWNLREVKAFNPSIISSIKSIDNFRNLKFEYIQFVSTNNIDMCLAIDESGLFTLKSCSDDLNNKKFETVYQLIPMNTDAVQIRSLVLNGKECISTFENPNLEPWQRVGINRCTLDETFIADIKRLWAIMPELKAAMVLLPVE
- a CDS encoding c-type cytochrome, giving the protein MKKIVLLIALACVGAFAADGAAIYKKCAVCHGQKADKKYLNKVPVLTEIDPAQRLADMKAYKAGAINGGKGKINMGAIMKGQMATLSDADMAAVNDYISTLK
- a CDS encoding heavy metal translocating P-type ATPase, which gives rise to MGNFICLHCKGEFDQSAAISDESGHEFCCNGCMNVYGFLNSHNLSEFYDKLGNQKHFKAPNLTKIDTEVFYKNYVKNSDGFCEIYLIIEGIHCSACVWLNEKVLISSDGIIEVSLNSASQKAHIKWDNSIITLDQILHKISSIGYTPIPYDPQKADARASQKRREFYAKMLVGIFCTMNIMWVAVALYGGYFSGMSKDIKDILHFAEFILASPVLFYTGSEFFKGAYYAIKNRQANMDLSIASGASIAYFYSVYAMLSRNGEVYFDSVAMIITFVFIGKFLEVISKKKSIDTLDLLGSLLVNQIYVKSNDKFELKDVNDVKLGDIIKVRSGERVMIDGSVVSGAGSFDLSSITGESLPVVIGSGGKIVSGAMCIDGSVEYEATELFKSSVLSKIIDLLNKASFKKPNIELLANQISAKFSLAILLLGLGTFGVWLFNSEQISTAIIVAISVIIIACPCALSLATPVATLIALSSAMRGGIIFKEAKVIESLAKCSCVVFDKTGTLTKSKLSVIKAIKLKEYNPDLLYSLALASTHPVSVAIRDFSVNKQLNLSDIKNHSGLGMSAKYGDLTIYGGSSRFMSKLGFGEFEASGLNYYFAIDGEVVAKFELEDELRDESISVIKSLKNNGYKVVMLTGDNEIVANKVAKKLGISEFYASKDPLQKSQIINELNEKTPVVMVGDGVNDVVALSMASVGICMGSGAQISVERSDVVLLDDNLNSLVKALNLSRLTFKTIKQNLGFTLIYNALTIPLAMAGFIIPLFAAISMSFSSIIVVLNSTKIRLKG
- a CDS encoding TonB-dependent receptor — its product is MSSFILKYIILLSLGFVVANASSGYFIGVGSGINHSYIKEGNADVISDNNLGLSAKIGYIYDDNHRFSFAYKYNAKLTGDESYDIKINGYDLGKAKSNYKFTSHNFLLGYDYTPQINSNLRALAGVFAGYSLGVLDVSNSLIKEVANAVPNILDGFSYGAKLGVIYEVDSNWDIELGGKIMQTIYNNKEINLDFSHNGTTYKIENEPLNLKQLDTGVYLGVNYKF
- a CDS encoding pyridoxamine 5'-phosphate oxidase family protein codes for the protein MENVAKKIAQFKAKFETIMIASLSSKNQVICSNTPLLQSNLGNFICISKSAEHFDSISTNPNNIEVMFIEDEQNANILARKRLKYRANAVYLPKSSQIFDQVFAEFEAMDEMYSVIKNMADFHIFKLEFGKGRAVFGFGQAYDIDGDIITKVIANHRKKVKI
- the gmhB gene encoding D-glycero-beta-D-manno-heptose 1,7-bisphosphate 7-phosphatase, with the protein product MEKIKALFLDRDGVINYDPGYVYRIEDFEFMPGIFEALAGFMALGYEIFVVTNQSGIGRGYYSEDDFAKLSKYMIDEFKSYGVEIKKIYHCPHTPSDDCNCRKPKPGMILQALDEFNISLKDSLMIGDKPSDLEAARRAGVESGYLIGDEFKSVLEVLEHIKGQK